From a region of the Aeoliella mucimassa genome:
- a CDS encoding helix-turn-helix domain-containing protein: MKKHIVCLDHQARGGLEQLARSGARAAQVVRRCQILLKSDSGCTDEEIAEHVGCTTRNVRAVRKRFCEEGVQRAVYDAPRSGRPPEFTKRQQQQVIALACSEPPEGRARWTLELLCEHAVKEGFVDSLSVTEVSLWLKEHDLKPWRKKLGACPS, translated from the coding sequence ATGAAAAAGCACATTGTTTGCCTGGACCACCAGGCCCGTGGAGGTTTGGAGCAGCTAGCACGCTCAGGCGCCCGCGCGGCGCAAGTGGTGCGTCGCTGCCAGATATTATTGAAATCGGACTCGGGATGCACCGACGAAGAGATCGCCGAGCATGTGGGCTGCACGACGCGCAACGTCCGAGCCGTCCGAAAGCGGTTCTGCGAAGAGGGCGTCCAGCGGGCGGTGTACGATGCGCCTCGCTCGGGCCGCCCCCCAGAGTTCACCAAGCGGCAGCAGCAACAGGTAATCGCCCTGGCGTGCAGCGAGCCGCCCGAGGGACGGGCTCGCTGGACGCTGGAATTGTTGTGCGAGCACGCGGTGAAGGAAGGCTTCGTCGATTCGCTCAGCGTGACGGAGGTCTCGCTGTGGCTCAAGGAACACGACCTGAAGCCGTGGCGAAAAAAACTTGGTGCGTGCCCAAGCTGA
- a CDS encoding DUF1559 domain-containing protein — protein sequence MVNTQAMSLKKAFTLVELLVVIAIIGILVALLLPAVQAAREAARRSQCQNNLKQIGLGVLNHESAHRHLPTSGWGWRWHGDPNSGYGEKQPGGWGFTILPYIEQTALHDLGMSLSGNAKDLALKEMVETPITIYNCPSRRTYRQYPVDRNSYLAYNIRSCTEGDCMVSRTDYRANAGSINAYTYTEGPSSESGIDTHTKNFNYKFNGVSYYRSEVRLAQITDGTSKTIFVGEKYIDADHYDTGAVRNDDQTPFVGYDRDICGFTADGSDIESLLPQRDRAGLTLEWHFGSAHSAAFYVVNCDGSVQALEYEIDGDVFRKLGGRNDDGDELYKPPTPR from the coding sequence ATGGTGAATACACAAGCTATGTCCCTTAAAAAAGCATTTACGCTGGTTGAGCTGTTGGTCGTAATTGCAATTATTGGTATTCTGGTTGCCCTGCTTCTGCCAGCAGTTCAGGCGGCACGCGAAGCGGCCCGCCGATCGCAGTGCCAGAACAACCTTAAGCAAATAGGCTTGGGCGTGCTCAATCACGAATCTGCCCATCGTCACCTGCCCACTTCTGGGTGGGGGTGGCGCTGGCACGGTGACCCGAATTCTGGCTACGGTGAGAAGCAACCGGGGGGCTGGGGATTCACCATACTTCCTTATATTGAACAGACGGCGCTGCATGACCTTGGAATGTCGTTGTCGGGGAATGCCAAAGACCTGGCGCTCAAGGAAATGGTCGAAACGCCGATCACAATCTACAACTGTCCCTCTCGCCGCACCTACCGCCAATACCCCGTCGACCGAAACAGCTATCTCGCCTACAACATTCGCTCCTGCACTGAAGGCGATTGCATGGTGTCACGAACCGACTATCGTGCCAATGCTGGTTCCATCAACGCCTACACCTACACCGAAGGTCCCAGTTCCGAGTCGGGCATCGACACTCATACCAAGAACTTCAACTACAAGTTCAACGGTGTAAGCTATTACCGTAGCGAAGTCCGACTCGCCCAGATCACCGATGGAACGAGTAAGACCATCTTTGTCGGTGAGAAGTACATCGACGCCGATCACTATGACACGGGGGCGGTCAGAAACGACGATCAAACACCATTCGTTGGATACGACCGCGACATTTGCGGTTTCACAGCCGATGGTTCGGATATAGAGTCGTTGTTGCCCCAGCGAGACCGTGCCGGCCTAACGCTCGAGTGGCACTTTGGCAGTGCTCACTCTGCAGCCTTCTATGTTGTTAACTGCGATGGTTCTGTCCAAGCCCTCGAATACGAAATAGACGGTGATGTATTTCGAAAGCTAGGCGGACGCAACGACGACGGCGATGAACTCTACAAACCCCCTACACCACGGTAG
- a CDS encoding GmrSD restriction endonuclease domain-containing protein — translation MKIETILDQIDLGSMALPEFQRGYVWNRDQVRGLMYSLYRKHPVGSLLVWVTKAESATSRGDQELTPGTVKLLLDGQQRITSLYGIVRGQPPKFFDGNVQAFTGLYFNLEDETFEFYSPTKMKDDPRWLSVTEVMCDGAGKTMQKLLQVPEFQADISTYLNRVNAIENIKAIDLHMEEVTGEDKTVDVVVDIFNRVNSGGTKLSKGDLTLAKICAEWPDARDEMKQRLTKWQKAGYQFKLDWLLRNINAVVTGEALFTAMRNVDAKEVRDGLDTTEKVIDRLLNLIASRLGLDHDRVLGSRYAIPLMSRYLVQRGGKLPNQQERDQLLYWYVHTILWGRYSGSTESKLNTDLEAIEDASTNDSAGALKRLIENLRQERANLALHESDFSGSSKGNRFYPMLYMMTRVLHARDWGTGDELTNHLLGHLSRLEVHHIFPKALLYAHGYKKRQVNAIANFTFLTQETNLEVSKKDPGLYIPAYEERTPGAIATHWIPMDPELWKVEHYLDFLKERRKLLAKAANDFLERLSAGSMPTVIEPEDANFVERAAAYVPGGIDDDEEEERLVRFNAWVQKRGLPIGELAYELIDEETGKPMAVLDLAWPDGLQEGLSQPVCLLIGEGEDVEEAASQGGYRFFSSVNSFRKYVREVVLAEAELEEADA, via the coding sequence ATGAAAATCGAAACCATTCTTGATCAAATCGACTTGGGCTCCATGGCACTCCCAGAGTTCCAGCGAGGCTATGTGTGGAACCGCGACCAGGTCCGCGGGCTGATGTACTCGCTTTACCGCAAGCATCCCGTTGGGAGCCTGCTGGTATGGGTAACGAAAGCTGAGTCGGCGACTTCACGTGGGGACCAAGAGTTGACTCCGGGAACGGTAAAGTTGCTTCTTGACGGGCAGCAGCGAATTACGTCGCTATATGGGATTGTCCGCGGCCAGCCGCCTAAGTTTTTCGATGGCAACGTACAGGCGTTTACGGGACTCTATTTCAATCTGGAAGATGAGACCTTCGAGTTTTACTCTCCAACCAAGATGAAAGACGACCCTCGCTGGTTGAGTGTTACTGAGGTGATGTGTGATGGTGCGGGTAAAACGATGCAGAAATTGCTGCAAGTCCCCGAGTTTCAAGCAGATATCTCGACTTACCTTAACCGAGTCAACGCTATTGAGAACATCAAGGCGATTGACTTGCACATGGAAGAAGTCACCGGTGAAGACAAAACGGTGGACGTAGTGGTCGACATCTTCAACCGCGTGAATAGTGGTGGAACCAAACTCTCCAAGGGTGACCTGACTCTGGCAAAGATTTGTGCTGAATGGCCCGATGCTCGCGACGAGATGAAACAGCGGCTCACAAAGTGGCAAAAGGCAGGCTACCAATTCAAACTCGACTGGCTGCTGCGAAATATCAATGCCGTGGTGACCGGCGAGGCTCTGTTCACAGCAATGAGAAATGTGGACGCTAAAGAAGTCCGAGATGGGCTGGATACGACTGAAAAGGTAATCGACCGATTGCTCAACCTCATTGCTAGTAGATTGGGCTTGGACCATGACCGTGTGCTGGGGAGTCGTTATGCGATTCCGCTTATGAGTCGTTATCTAGTTCAACGAGGTGGCAAGCTTCCAAACCAGCAGGAGCGGGACCAATTGCTTTACTGGTACGTCCACACGATTCTTTGGGGAAGGTACTCTGGTTCAACAGAAAGCAAATTAAATACTGACCTGGAAGCGATAGAAGATGCAAGTACAAATGACTCCGCCGGAGCTTTGAAGCGGCTGATTGAGAATCTTCGGCAAGAGCGAGCTAATCTGGCTTTACACGAGAGTGACTTCAGTGGGTCTAGCAAGGGCAACCGGTTCTACCCGATGCTGTATATGATGACCCGTGTACTTCACGCTCGTGATTGGGGAACAGGTGACGAGTTGACTAATCACCTACTTGGTCACCTCTCTAGACTAGAAGTCCACCATATCTTCCCGAAAGCACTGCTGTATGCGCATGGATACAAGAAGCGGCAAGTTAACGCCATCGCAAACTTCACCTTCCTAACACAAGAGACCAATCTTGAAGTCTCTAAAAAAGACCCGGGGCTGTACATTCCAGCCTACGAAGAACGCACTCCCGGAGCTATTGCTACGCACTGGATCCCCATGGACCCTGAGCTGTGGAAAGTTGAGCACTACTTGGATTTCTTGAAAGAGCGAAGGAAACTTTTAGCGAAGGCGGCCAATGACTTTCTAGAACGGCTGTCCGCTGGCAGCATGCCTACTGTCATAGAACCAGAGGATGCTAACTTCGTCGAGCGTGCAGCCGCCTACGTTCCTGGCGGAATTGATGATGATGAGGAAGAAGAACGGCTTGTTCGCTTCAATGCTTGGGTTCAGAAACGCGGGTTGCCAATTGGTGAACTCGCGTACGAGCTTATCGATGAAGAGACTGGAAAGCCCATGGCAGTGCTAGACCTTGCCTGGCCTGATGGCTTGCAAGAAGGGCTTAGTCAGCCAGTCTGTCTGTTGATAGGCGAAGGAGAAGACGTAGAGGAGGCTGCGAGCCAGGGAGGCTATCGCTTCTTCTCGTCAGTTAATTCTTTCCGTAAGTACGTGAGAGAAGTAGTACTTGCCGAAGCTGAATTGGAGGAAGCTGACGCGTGA
- a CDS encoding PEP-CTERM sorting domain-containing protein (PEP-CTERM proteins occur, often in large numbers, in the proteomes of bacteria that also encode an exosortase, a predicted intramembrane cysteine proteinase. The presence of a PEP-CTERM domain at a protein's C-terminus predicts cleavage within the sorting domain, followed by covalent anchoring to some some component of the (usually Gram-negative) cell surface. Many PEP-CTERM proteins exhibit an unusual sequence composition that includes large numbers of potential glycosylation sites. Expression of one such protein has been shown restore the ability of a bacterium to form floc, a type of biofilm.) produces MIVRMFLGVLIAVTSISVDAATISFNFDDGTLQGWTNNVPVGTLGEDYVAWDTVADTNSGRTVAYSSDYMLLEAEYGTRDAGDTAIKVVSSPVIDTDMPFSVSAWTLGGTGAIETPSWTDNSSLPTAASGSDFMGIALRRVSDGHYLLFDRRSGSGQSNHSLNWLELGWDESVVASAIALDSPDETYQIDLIDAYSGGWGWIGVDEVTINVVPEPSSIALVVLMIGLGLIACRPLARNRYKQHSNASTD; encoded by the coding sequence ATGATAGTTCGGATGTTCCTAGGAGTACTCATCGCGGTCACGTCGATTTCCGTCGACGCCGCGACAATCAGCTTTAACTTCGACGATGGTACCCTGCAGGGGTGGACTAACAATGTACCTGTGGGAACTTTGGGCGAAGACTATGTGGCTTGGGATACGGTGGCGGACACTAACAGTGGCCGTACTGTCGCTTATTCGAGCGACTACATGCTCTTGGAAGCTGAATATGGAACTCGCGATGCTGGCGATACGGCTATCAAAGTGGTGAGTTCTCCAGTGATCGACACCGATATGCCATTTAGCGTCTCTGCGTGGACTCTTGGCGGTACTGGGGCAATCGAAACCCCAAGCTGGACGGATAACTCGTCGCTTCCCACTGCCGCCTCAGGCAGCGATTTTATGGGAATCGCGCTCCGCCGAGTAAGCGATGGACATTACTTGCTTTTTGATCGTCGCTCTGGATCTGGGCAGTCCAATCACTCGTTAAACTGGCTCGAACTGGGATGGGATGAGAGTGTCGTAGCTTCAGCCATTGCTTTAGACAGCCCCGACGAGACCTACCAGATCGACCTGATAGACGCGTATTCTGGCGGCTGGGGGTGGATAGGAGTGGACGAGGTGACCATCAATGTAGTGCCCGAGCCCTCCTCGATAGCGTTAGTTGTCTTGATGATCGGTCTGGGGCTTATTGCGTGTCGCCCGCTCGCCCGCAATCGCTATAAACAACATTCAAATGCTAGCACTGACTGA
- a CDS encoding EF-hand domain-containing protein — translation MATEIFERLDRDGDEVLSEADLKASPSVAVVVPLADSNGDGQLDREELSARFEQYLTSNLGLAQVRLKFTCNGRPLPRVKVTLTPGVALEHTLTAATAITNDEGVCYPKISGSDIPCVLVGQYTVSVLSDEIDLPAKYNQSTQLGLEVFPDSERAEDSCTYEFSLSTR, via the coding sequence ATGGCAACCGAGATATTCGAGCGGCTGGATCGGGATGGTGACGAAGTATTGTCCGAAGCCGATCTAAAAGCGTCGCCCAGCGTCGCCGTAGTTGTACCTTTGGCGGATTCTAACGGCGACGGACAACTTGATAGGGAAGAACTCTCTGCAAGATTTGAACAATACCTAACAAGCAATCTAGGTTTGGCACAAGTCAGACTCAAATTTACTTGTAATGGGCGCCCGCTGCCGCGAGTCAAGGTGACATTAACCCCCGGTGTCGCCTTGGAGCACACCCTCACAGCGGCGACCGCAATCACCAACGATGAGGGGGTCTGCTACCCAAAAATAAGTGGATCGGACATCCCCTGTGTACTGGTAGGTCAATATACCGTCTCGGTGCTGTCGGATGAGATTGATTTACCTGCCAAATATAACCAGTCCACACAGCTTGGTCTGGAAGTATTTCCCGACTCCGAAAGAGCAGAAGACAGCTGCACCTACGAGTTTAGCCTCTCCACACGATAA
- a CDS encoding sigma-70 family RNA polymerase sigma factor: MFARNSEETTASRDLNFVKHWVNIYPRLRTYVIALLQDVNDAEDILQEVSLEAIKSYSSFDPSRCFQKWLFGIARNRVRRYYRSKKQNSNLIFDTDTMLLLEAGVEHSQDQLEAQRQALRTCIRRLSQHSRYLLSLRYTQNRSAESIAADYSCNANTVYQRLTRIRAKLRACAHRYFEQQGA; this comes from the coding sequence TTGTTTGCACGTAATTCAGAAGAGACAACAGCTTCGAGGGATTTAAACTTCGTGAAGCATTGGGTCAACATCTATCCACGGCTGCGGACCTATGTGATTGCCCTGCTGCAGGATGTAAACGATGCCGAAGACATTCTTCAGGAAGTCAGTTTGGAGGCCATCAAGAGTTACTCAAGCTTCGACCCAAGCCGTTGCTTCCAGAAATGGTTGTTTGGAATCGCTCGCAACCGAGTACGCCGCTACTATCGCAGCAAAAAACAGAATAGCAATTTGATTTTCGATACCGACACGATGTTATTGCTCGAGGCCGGAGTGGAACACAGCCAAGATCAGTTGGAAGCTCAGCGACAAGCTTTACGGACCTGCATCAGGCGACTCTCGCAACATTCGCGCTATCTTCTCAGCCTTCGCTATACTCAAAACAGATCAGCCGAATCGATTGCCGCCGATTATTCTTGTAATGCTAACACGGTCTATCAGCGACTTACTCGTATACGAGCTAAACTACGGGCATGCGCTCACCGTTACTTTGAACAGCAGGGGGCATGA
- a CDS encoding IS630 family transposase, translating into MPKLNDEFCERMEDVLEQYEKPLDPNEPVVCLDEQPYQRVDDARPPEPAAPGKIAKQDYEYRRCGTCSVFVAVEPKAGKRFVQAKRHRKRADFARFVRDLLKRYPDAERVHLVMDNLNTHNEKSLIETFGEEAARPMLERIVWHFTPKHASWLNMAEIEISAIQRQCLGRRLASLDKVQSELSHCSRDRNRKKIKINWTFHRKDAKRVFPELYRK; encoded by the coding sequence GTGCCCAAGCTGAACGACGAGTTCTGTGAGCGGATGGAGGACGTCCTCGAGCAGTACGAGAAGCCGCTCGACCCGAACGAGCCGGTCGTCTGCCTCGACGAGCAGCCCTATCAGAGGGTCGACGACGCGCGGCCGCCCGAGCCCGCGGCACCCGGCAAGATCGCGAAGCAGGACTACGAGTACCGCCGCTGCGGAACCTGCAGCGTGTTCGTGGCGGTCGAGCCGAAGGCGGGCAAGCGATTCGTTCAGGCCAAGCGTCACCGCAAGCGAGCCGACTTCGCCCGGTTCGTCCGCGACCTCTTGAAGCGCTATCCCGACGCAGAGCGGGTTCATCTGGTGATGGACAACCTCAACACGCACAACGAGAAGTCGTTGATCGAAACCTTTGGCGAGGAGGCGGCTCGGCCAATGCTGGAGCGGATTGTGTGGCATTTTACCCCCAAGCATGCCAGTTGGCTCAACATGGCCGAGATCGAAATCTCGGCCATACAGCGACAATGCCTGGGACGTCGGTTGGCTTCGCTCGACAAGGTTCAAAGCGAACTCTCCCACTGTTCACGCGACCGCAATCGGAAGAAAATCAAAATCAATTGGACCTTCCATCGAAAAGACGCCAAACGCGTCTTCCCTGAACTCTATAGGAAATGA
- a CDS encoding AAA family ATPase: MKETPHWILWRDESGRKIPYCVGGGKASTTNPADWSTYSDAIAYYKQHGASFSGLGSVFTADDPFCGVDLDNCVDPATGEVSLWAADIIKEFGSYAEISPSGTGVKIFCEAKLPGDRGCRKAYADGVVEMYDQGRYFAVTGTLVDPEFVGCVPAQAAVDKWYGLLSSGANNDKGSTAELEVEDVSEYLLEAYRNKLAELPDAIDGQHGSYDTMHALCEIRRMGLNAEQSWELIDWYNDNKCLGPWEQSELERKWEGAKTMQPVCTAAEAFDDLPPLEDEEGTATPAKPAAKWSLEALPQTEFMEQSWPVTWIVDGVLCAGDCHIIGGPSKTLKTNISLDLCIAIATGTPFLNEFEVLKTGPVIFCSGESGRSRLQENSRSICNAYGLDYSSDFIIAPKVPRGDRPEQMAALAELIAKYGAIYCLLDPTYLSVGAGLAGDAAKDLNRTGAALATYNALGYYRGCTMALCHHFTKGAGRSKSASVHLSNLSGAGYVEWARQWVILNRPGVYRNDGQHELLMGVGGSAGHSGTYRVSINEGWITDERRSGGDWQVSVVDENDSVFDDVCDADGLTPDMRTLINILGDPELTKGVVPTQNFLKNTSRLNGSRTTDALTKLKTAGIIEVTLIDVKGRPRESFQLASNQLESVNSRTVDCIKA; the protein is encoded by the coding sequence TTGAAAGAGACGCCCCACTGGATTTTGTGGCGTGACGAGTCGGGCCGTAAAATCCCCTATTGCGTCGGTGGCGGCAAAGCGAGCACCACCAACCCGGCCGACTGGTCGACCTATTCCGACGCAATTGCCTACTACAAGCAACACGGGGCGAGCTTTAGCGGTTTGGGGTCCGTGTTCACGGCCGACGACCCGTTTTGCGGGGTTGACCTCGATAACTGCGTCGACCCGGCAACGGGCGAGGTCTCCCTCTGGGCCGCGGACATTATCAAAGAGTTCGGCAGCTATGCCGAAATATCGCCGAGCGGTACCGGGGTGAAGATATTCTGCGAGGCGAAACTCCCCGGCGATCGCGGTTGCCGCAAAGCTTACGCGGACGGGGTCGTCGAAATGTACGACCAAGGTCGTTACTTCGCCGTCACTGGCACGCTGGTCGACCCCGAGTTCGTCGGGTGCGTGCCGGCGCAAGCGGCGGTAGACAAGTGGTATGGCTTGCTATCGAGCGGGGCGAACAACGACAAGGGGTCGACGGCTGAGCTCGAAGTCGAGGACGTGTCGGAGTATCTGCTAGAGGCTTATCGCAACAAGCTGGCCGAGCTCCCCGACGCCATCGACGGCCAGCACGGGAGCTACGACACCATGCACGCCCTGTGCGAGATTCGCCGTATGGGACTGAACGCCGAACAATCGTGGGAGCTGATCGACTGGTACAACGACAACAAATGCCTCGGCCCCTGGGAGCAATCGGAGCTAGAGCGGAAATGGGAGGGGGCCAAAACGATGCAACCGGTTTGCACAGCCGCCGAGGCGTTCGACGACCTGCCCCCGCTAGAGGATGAGGAAGGGACCGCCACGCCAGCGAAGCCGGCGGCCAAGTGGTCGCTTGAAGCTCTCCCGCAAACCGAGTTCATGGAACAGAGCTGGCCCGTTACCTGGATTGTCGACGGGGTATTGTGCGCGGGCGATTGCCATATCATCGGCGGGCCCTCGAAGACGCTAAAGACAAATATCTCGCTCGACCTTTGCATTGCTATCGCGACGGGGACCCCCTTCCTCAACGAGTTCGAGGTGCTCAAGACGGGCCCGGTGATTTTCTGCTCGGGCGAATCGGGTCGTTCGCGGCTGCAAGAAAACTCTCGCTCCATCTGCAACGCCTATGGTCTCGACTATAGCAGCGATTTTATCATCGCCCCCAAGGTGCCTCGGGGTGATCGCCCGGAGCAAATGGCCGCCCTCGCCGAGCTAATAGCTAAATACGGGGCCATCTATTGCTTGCTTGACCCGACCTATCTATCGGTCGGGGCGGGCTTAGCGGGCGATGCTGCGAAAGACTTGAACCGTACGGGCGCGGCACTGGCCACTTATAACGCCCTTGGTTATTACCGGGGCTGCACGATGGCTCTTTGCCATCATTTTACGAAGGGGGCGGGGCGGTCGAAGTCGGCTTCCGTTCACTTGTCGAATCTTAGTGGCGCGGGCTATGTGGAATGGGCCCGACAATGGGTGATCCTCAATCGGCCGGGTGTTTATCGTAATGATGGTCAGCACGAGCTGCTGATGGGGGTCGGGGGTTCGGCGGGGCATAGTGGTACCTATCGAGTGAGCATTAACGAGGGCTGGATTACCGACGAACGGCGTTCGGGCGGCGACTGGCAAGTTTCGGTAGTCGACGAGAACGATTCGGTGTTTGACGACGTGTGCGACGCGGACGGCCTTACACCCGACATGCGGACACTAATAAACATCCTGGGGGATCCCGAACTAACTAAAGGAGTTGTCCCAACGCAGAATTTTCTCAAAAACACATCGAGACTCAATGGCAGTCGGACAACAGATGCATTAACCAAGTTGAAGACTGCTGGCATAATTGAGGTGACTCTTATCGATGTTAAGGGGAGACCGCGAGAAAGTTTCCAATTAGCCTCGAATCAACTAGAGTCCGTAAACTCTCGAACAGTCGACTGCATCAAGGCGTAG